A genome region from Eretmochelys imbricata isolate rEreImb1 chromosome 8, rEreImb1.hap1, whole genome shotgun sequence includes the following:
- the TOR3A gene encoding torsin-3A, with product MARWAGLPLLLCCLGPLLCGAAGRSRAPREAEPGAAAPRLPPGRAGSDLSGQYWRYLACRLWREDCEQPQEEGSRESQGWSLPLVGQDYLEILSSWYCSFGKCCETGDCRIANNITGLELDLSRRLHGQHLAKDVILRAMQGFLETTQPEKALALSFHGWSGTGKNFVARMIADHLYRDGLKSECVKVFISLFHFPHPKYVDLYKVQLKKQISETVQLCKQSLFIFDETEKLHSGLLDAIKPYVDHYDSINEVDYRRSIFLFLSNIGGNIINQVTLDFWRAGRAREEITMEYLEQHLRMELLESTDGGFAHSHLLEENLIDFFVPFLPLENHHVKLCVRDAFLARSLPYTEEVLDEVVRMMVFLPKEEKLFSAQGCKSVAHRINYFLP from the exons ATGGCGCGCTGGGctgggctcccgctgctgctctGCTGCCTCGGGCCTCTGCTGTGCGGCGCTGCGGGGCGGAGCCGGGCGCCTCGGGAAGCGGAGCCGGGCGCCGCCGCGCCGAGGCTGCCGCCGGGCAGGGCCGGGAGCGACCTCTCCGGGCAGTACTGGCGGTACCTGGCCTGCCGGCTGTGGCGGGAGGACTGCGAGCAGCCGCAGGAAGAGGGCAGCCGGGAGTCGCAGG GTTGGAGCTTGCCTCTGGTGGGTCAGGATTATCTGGAGATCCTTTCTAGCTGGTACTGCAGCTTTGGAAAGTGCTGTGAGACAGGAGACTGCAGAATAGCCAACAACATCACAG GGTTAGAGTTGGACTTGAGCAGGAGGCTACATGGGCAGCACTTGGCAAAGGACGTCATTCTGAGAGCAATGCAAGGCTTCCTGGAGACCACACAGCCGGAGAAGGCTCTGGCTCTGTCGTTCCATGGCTGGTCTGGCACTGGGAAAAACTTTGTGGCCCGGATGATCGCTGATCACTTGTACCGAGACGGGCTGAAAAGCGAGTGTGTTAAAGTCTTTATATCGCTCTTTCACTTCCCACATCCCAAATATGTGGACTTGTACAAG GTTCAGCTGAAGAAGCAGATAAGCGAGACAGTGCAGCTCTGCAAGCAGTCATTGTTCATCTTCGATGAGACAGAGAAGCTTCACTCTGGCCTGCTGGATGCCATCAAACCCTATGTGGATCACTATGACAGCATTAATGAGGTGGATTACAGGAGATCCATTTTCCTCTTCCTCAG TAACATTGGTGGGAACATTATCAACCAGGTGACCCTGGACTTCTGGCGAGCTGGACGGGCCAGGGAGGAGATCACCATGGAATACTTGGAGCAGCACCTGCGCATGGAGCTGCTTGAGTCCACAG ATGGTGGCTTTGCCCACAGCCACCTCCTTGAAGAGAACCTCATTGACTTCTTTGTGCCATTCCTGCCCCTGGAGAATCACCATGTGAAGCTGTGTGTTCGGGATGCTTTTCTGGCCCGCAGCCTTCCATACACTGAGGAGGTGCTGGACGAGGTGGTCAGGATGATGGTATTTCTCCCCAAAGAGGAGAAGCTTTTCTCTGCACAAGGTTGTAAATCCGTGGCTCACCGCATCAACTATTTCCTACCCTGA